One Prosthecobacter dejongeii DNA window includes the following coding sequences:
- a CDS encoding ABC transporter permease — translation MSRSLALLVFGIMAVFFGCFFVYPIWTTVKLAFETPDHQFTLEFIAEVFRNPLYREGLINSFTIAIWTTLGCLLISVPLAMMFVRYDFPGKSLLNSLVLTPMVLPPFVGAIGIKAILGQAGALNSALIQLGLMNAKHPTDWLGEGQMLGIVVMEVLHLYPILYLNISAVLANLDPAMEEAGASLGCPPWQRFWRITLPLIMPGIFAGGTIVFIWAFTELGVPLVFDYDRVTAVQIFRSLNDLSDNPFPYALVVVMLVFSTLIYTLSKVFFGRADAVGGGRATLARETVRLPLSLGLLCTSAFAFITFLAVVPHLGVVLLSFADDWYATVLPQVFTLDHYHQALGHELTLSSIANSLKYSVIAIAFALVLGIGVAYVNVRTRIWGRQLLDAMAMLPLAVPGVVMAFGYLAMTRPGQQFDWLILGEDPLVILIIAYAVRRLPYIVRSASAGFQQVNPVLEEAAQNLGATPERALWRITLPLVAPHLLAGGLLAFAFAMLEVSDSMVLAQQSAHFPITKAIYFLVMGLGNGPNLASALGVWAMIFLTITIVGAALLLGKKLGALFR, via the coding sequence ATGTCACGCTCCCTCGCTCTCCTCGTCTTCGGCATCATGGCCGTCTTCTTCGGCTGCTTTTTTGTCTATCCCATCTGGACGACAGTGAAGCTGGCCTTTGAAACGCCCGATCACCAATTCACGCTGGAATTCATTGCGGAGGTGTTTCGCAATCCTCTCTACCGCGAGGGATTGATCAATTCATTCACAATCGCCATTTGGACCACGCTGGGCTGCTTGCTCATTTCCGTGCCGCTGGCCATGATGTTTGTGAGGTATGACTTTCCTGGTAAAAGCCTGCTGAATAGTCTGGTGCTCACGCCCATGGTGCTCCCACCTTTCGTCGGTGCCATCGGCATCAAAGCCATCTTGGGACAGGCGGGGGCTCTAAATTCCGCACTCATTCAGTTAGGCCTGATGAATGCCAAACACCCCACCGACTGGCTGGGCGAAGGGCAGATGCTGGGAATCGTGGTCATGGAGGTATTGCACCTTTACCCCATTCTTTACCTGAACATCTCCGCCGTTCTGGCCAATTTGGACCCCGCCATGGAGGAAGCTGGAGCTAGCCTCGGTTGCCCGCCATGGCAGCGTTTTTGGCGCATCACACTGCCACTCATCATGCCGGGTATTTTTGCTGGGGGCACCATTGTCTTCATCTGGGCTTTTACCGAGCTAGGCGTGCCCCTGGTGTTTGACTATGATCGCGTCACGGCCGTGCAGATTTTCCGCTCCCTGAATGACCTCAGCGACAATCCTTTCCCTTACGCCCTGGTCGTGGTCATGCTGGTCTTCAGCACCCTCATTTACACCCTGAGTAAGGTCTTCTTTGGTCGCGCCGATGCCGTCGGCGGTGGCCGTGCCACTCTAGCACGTGAGACGGTGCGCCTGCCGCTCAGCCTCGGCCTGCTGTGCACCTCTGCTTTTGCCTTCATCACATTCCTGGCTGTGGTGCCACATCTCGGAGTGGTGCTCCTCAGCTTTGCCGATGACTGGTATGCTACGGTGCTGCCGCAGGTCTTCACTCTGGATCATTACCATCAGGCGCTAGGACATGAGCTCACCCTCAGCTCGATCGCCAACAGTCTTAAATACTCTGTCATCGCCATCGCGTTCGCGTTAGTGCTGGGCATCGGCGTGGCCTATGTGAATGTGCGCACGCGCATCTGGGGGCGCCAGTTATTGGACGCCATGGCCATGCTGCCACTGGCGGTGCCGGGGGTCGTCATGGCTTTTGGTTATCTGGCCATGACGCGCCCGGGTCAGCAGTTTGACTGGCTTATTCTGGGGGAGGATCCATTGGTCATCTTGATCATCGCGTATGCTGTGCGTCGCCTGCCCTACATTGTGCGCTCTGCCTCCGCAGGGTTTCAGCAGGTCAACCCAGTCTTGGAAGAGGCGGCACAAAATCTGGGTGCGACACCCGAGCGTGCTCTGTGGCGAATCACGCTGCCGTTGGTCGCGCCCCATCTTCTTGCGGGTGGTCTCCTGGCCTTTGCCTTTGCCATGCTGGAGGTGAGTGACTCTATGGTCCTCGCGCAGCAGTCCGCCCATTTCCCCATCACCAAGGCCATCTACTTTCTAGTCATGGGCCTGGGCAATGGGCCAAACCTCGCCTCTGCCCTCGGTGTGTGGGCCATGATCTTCCTCACCATCACCATTGTGGGGGCCGCGCTGCTTTTGGGCAAAAAGCTGGGGGCTCTTTTCCGCTAA
- a CDS encoding extracellular solute-binding protein → MPEAAAPSFVRRWCKELAIVSALLVTLLGPFLLKPRQSTVSSKAERKLVIVTPHPERLRAEFGQAFVRYWKEKTGETVAVDWRVPGGTSEIAVMLKSEFSAAFQLYWTQALGQVWSPSIAQNFMNPKAPVDDPARQAFLKSSVGVGFDVFFGGGAYDFQIQSEAGTLVAQNGPGTGIPALRQKHPVWFGEQGIPEMVSGEPFRDGKDRWVACCLSSFGIVFNRDVLHRLGIEKDPAQWRDLADPRFYGQLALADPGRSATVTKAFEMLIQQEMQEAIARLTQNPGNLKNAQEIEAAGVREGWRNGMNLIQRISANARYFSDSSSKIPLDVARGDAAAGMCIDYYGRSTEEETRRPDGTSRIGFIMPVGGSSVSVDPIAMFRGAPEAELATAFIEFVLSDAGQKIWAYRAGTPGGPTRSALRRLAARKNFYSPENLALMSDAAEMPYEKAKAFTYHPEWTASAFSTLRFLIRVMCVDTHQEQKKAWHTLITHHQPQRAVEVFHELTSIRYDLAIGDITKVVRSRDKVAETRLARTLGDTFRNNYEIAYDLARQGE, encoded by the coding sequence ATGCCTGAAGCCGCCGCTCCATCCTTTGTCCGCCGCTGGTGCAAAGAACTCGCCATCGTCAGCGCCCTGCTGGTGACGCTGCTCGGCCCCTTTCTGCTGAAGCCACGTCAGTCCACGGTCTCATCCAAAGCGGAACGCAAGTTGGTCATCGTCACGCCCCACCCTGAGCGGTTAAGAGCCGAATTTGGCCAAGCCTTCGTGCGTTACTGGAAGGAGAAGACTGGAGAAACGGTGGCCGTGGACTGGCGTGTACCCGGCGGCACTTCCGAGATCGCCGTGATGCTGAAGTCTGAATTTAGCGCGGCCTTTCAACTCTACTGGACGCAAGCTCTCGGCCAAGTCTGGAGCCCGAGCATTGCCCAAAATTTCATGAATCCCAAAGCCCCGGTGGATGATCCAGCTCGGCAGGCTTTTTTAAAGTCCAGTGTCGGCGTTGGGTTCGATGTTTTCTTCGGCGGCGGGGCCTATGATTTTCAGATCCAGTCAGAAGCAGGCACCCTAGTGGCCCAAAATGGACCCGGCACGGGCATCCCCGCGCTGCGACAAAAGCACCCCGTATGGTTCGGGGAACAAGGCATCCCTGAGATGGTGAGTGGGGAGCCTTTTCGAGATGGCAAAGATCGCTGGGTGGCCTGCTGTTTATCCAGCTTTGGCATCGTCTTCAATCGCGATGTTTTGCACCGACTCGGCATTGAGAAAGACCCAGCTCAGTGGCGCGACCTAGCGGATCCACGCTTCTACGGGCAGCTCGCCCTCGCGGATCCTGGCCGCAGCGCCACGGTCACCAAGGCTTTTGAAATGCTCATCCAGCAGGAAATGCAGGAGGCCATCGCACGACTGACGCAGAATCCAGGCAATCTTAAAAACGCCCAGGAGATTGAGGCGGCGGGAGTGCGGGAAGGTTGGCGAAATGGCATGAACTTGATCCAGCGTATCAGTGCCAATGCGCGCTATTTCAGCGATAGTTCCAGCAAAATTCCGTTGGATGTGGCACGGGGTGATGCTGCCGCCGGCATGTGCATTGACTACTATGGCCGGTCCACTGAGGAGGAAACCCGCCGCCCCGATGGCACGTCCCGCATCGGTTTTATCATGCCCGTGGGAGGTAGCTCCGTGAGTGTGGACCCCATCGCCATGTTTCGAGGTGCGCCCGAGGCTGAACTGGCCACCGCCTTCATCGAATTTGTGCTGAGTGACGCCGGGCAAAAAATCTGGGCGTATCGCGCGGGCACGCCGGGTGGCCCTACCCGCAGTGCCTTGCGCAGACTGGCTGCGCGCAAGAATTTCTACTCCCCTGAAAACCTGGCGCTGATGAGCGATGCCGCCGAGATGCCGTATGAAAAAGCCAAGGCCTTCACCTACCACCCCGAGTGGACAGCTTCCGCCTTTAGCACCCTGCGTTTCCTCATCCGGGTGATGTGTGTGGACACGCATCAGGAGCAGAAAAAAGCCTGGCACACCCTCATCACGCATCACCAACCACAGCGTGCAGTAGAGGTGTTTCATGAGCTGACGAGCATTCGTTATGATCTGGCCATTGGTGACATCACCAAAGTGGTCCGCTCCCGTGACAAAGTGGCAGAAACCCGCCTGGCCAGAACCCTGGGCGATACCTTCCGCAACAACTACGAGATCGCCTACGACCTGGCCCGCCAGGGTGAATAA
- a CDS encoding YkvA family protein, whose translation MPTPDNQHDIDIAKVNQRAKDIEDKLPKLRQWMEQGQVILSMVKDYWAGNYREVPYWAISAGALSLLYVLNPADVIPDVIIGVGYLDDATVVAFCLKLIERELVKYKEWQAARKPSPPVKAGKVIDV comes from the coding sequence ATGCCCACCCCTGATAACCAGCACGATATTGACATCGCCAAGGTCAACCAACGCGCCAAGGACATTGAGGATAAGCTGCCCAAACTGCGCCAGTGGATGGAGCAGGGGCAGGTAATCCTGTCCATGGTGAAGGACTACTGGGCGGGTAATTACCGCGAGGTGCCTTACTGGGCCATTAGCGCGGGGGCATTGTCCCTTCTTTATGTTCTAAACCCGGCCGATGTGATTCCTGATGTGATCATTGGCGTGGGGTATCTGGACGATGCTACCGTGGTGGCTTTTTGTCTGAAACTCATCGAGCGCGAACTCGTGAAATACAAAGAGTGGCAGGCTGCGCGGAAACCTTCCCCACCAGTGAAGGCAGGGAAGGTGATTGATGTGTGA
- a CDS encoding acyl-CoA dehydrogenase family protein yields the protein MKTELTPPPAALIDMSKMSAGQKAALEMAEAARDERNNAGLAAGLFFGTPDFSKVLPFPAQSVEDHDQGDAFLARLKRVLDEHADPDEIDRTGEIPENLLDELAHLGAFGIKIPTKYGGLGLSQTNYSRSAMLLGGECGNLAALLSAHQSIGAPQPLILFGTEEQKAKYLPLCASGIISAFALTENNVGSDPARMTTVATPDGEDHFILNGEKLWCTNSLKAGIIVVMARTPTPEKPHATSAFIVETSWPGVEIVHRCRFMGLRALYNGVVHFDHVRVPKENILGGEGRGLKVALTTLNTGRITLPAACTGLAKRCVEISSRWAAERVQWGQPVGKHAAIADKLARMTADSFAMEAMVRYVSALVDRDKHADVRLEAAIAKLWGSERAWAIVDDTMQIRGGRGYETADSLRERGEKPDPVERLFRDCRINTIFEGSSEIMRLFIAREVLDPHLKIGAEVVNSTLPLKQRAKATLRAGLTYATWYPRMWLPAGAGSAAHALHPHLRKDMHAIAKESHKLARTLFHAMVLNGPALERRQILLGRIVDIGAELFVWSTTISYAQSLITDSTVPSAEVDKLVRKVSYFGKLTRTRLTSHYKALKETLEPEARQVSRDLLAAV from the coding sequence ATGAAAACAGAACTCACCCCACCTCCAGCGGCCCTCATTGACATGTCAAAGATGTCCGCTGGCCAGAAAGCCGCCCTGGAAATGGCTGAGGCGGCGCGTGATGAACGTAACAATGCAGGCCTCGCCGCCGGGCTTTTTTTTGGCACACCTGACTTTAGCAAAGTGCTGCCATTCCCCGCTCAATCCGTGGAAGATCATGACCAGGGGGATGCCTTCCTGGCCCGGCTCAAACGTGTGTTGGATGAGCACGCAGACCCGGACGAAATTGACCGCACGGGAGAGATCCCTGAAAACCTGCTGGACGAACTGGCCCATCTTGGAGCTTTCGGCATCAAGATTCCCACCAAGTATGGAGGCCTGGGTCTTTCACAGACCAACTACTCACGAAGCGCCATGCTGCTAGGTGGGGAATGTGGAAACCTCGCTGCCCTGCTCTCCGCTCACCAATCCATCGGTGCGCCGCAGCCGCTCATTTTGTTCGGCACGGAAGAGCAGAAAGCTAAATACCTGCCGCTATGCGCCAGCGGTATCATCAGCGCTTTTGCCCTCACGGAAAACAATGTCGGCAGTGACCCTGCCCGCATGACCACGGTGGCAACACCCGATGGAGAAGATCACTTCATCCTGAACGGTGAGAAGCTCTGGTGTACGAACAGTTTGAAAGCCGGCATCATCGTGGTCATGGCCCGCACGCCTACGCCAGAAAAACCCCATGCTACCAGCGCCTTCATTGTGGAGACATCCTGGCCAGGGGTCGAGATCGTCCATCGCTGCCGCTTCATGGGCCTGCGGGCGCTTTACAATGGGGTGGTGCATTTTGATCATGTGCGGGTGCCGAAGGAGAACATCCTGGGCGGCGAAGGACGAGGCCTCAAGGTGGCCCTCACCACGCTGAATACGGGGCGCATCACCCTGCCCGCAGCCTGCACCGGCTTAGCCAAGCGCTGTGTGGAAATCTCCAGTCGCTGGGCGGCGGAGCGTGTGCAGTGGGGCCAGCCCGTAGGCAAACACGCCGCCATCGCAGACAAGCTGGCACGCATGACCGCCGACAGCTTTGCCATGGAGGCCATGGTCCGTTATGTCTCTGCGCTAGTGGATCGCGATAAACATGCCGATGTGCGACTGGAGGCTGCGATCGCCAAACTCTGGGGCAGTGAGCGGGCCTGGGCCATCGTGGATGACACCATGCAAATCCGTGGGGGACGTGGGTATGAAACGGCAGACTCACTGCGTGAACGGGGTGAAAAACCAGACCCGGTGGAGCGGCTCTTCCGCGACTGCCGCATCAACACCATCTTTGAAGGCAGCAGTGAAATCATGCGCCTGTTCATCGCCCGAGAGGTGCTGGATCCCCATTTAAAAATCGGTGCCGAGGTGGTGAACTCCACCCTGCCGCTCAAACAACGTGCCAAGGCAACCCTGCGCGCAGGCCTCACCTACGCCACCTGGTATCCCCGCATGTGGCTGCCTGCTGGGGCTGGAAGCGCTGCCCATGCATTGCATCCTCACCTGCGAAAAGACATGCATGCCATCGCAAAGGAAAGTCATAAGCTGGCCCGCACGCTCTTCCACGCCATGGTCCTGAATGGACCTGCTCTCGAACGCAGACAGATTTTGTTAGGCCGCATTGTAGATATCGGGGCCGAGCTCTTCGTCTGGTCAACGACCATCTCGTATGCTCAGTCGCTCATCACCGATTCTACCGTACCTTCCGCAGAGGTGGATAAACTGGTACGTAAGGTCAGCTATTTTGGCAAGCTCACACGCACGCGTCTCACTAGCCACTACAAGGCTCTCAAGGAAACCTTGGAACCGGAAGCCCGACAGGTGAGTCGGGACCTTCTAGCAGCAGTGTGA
- a CDS encoding 3-hydroxyacyl-CoA dehydrogenase NAD-binding domain-containing protein, which translates to MNTHLLDTLAAEKDAFFPKPPSTLRLQPVSHFRLTMDDAGTAWITFDMQGSAANVWNESTLREFDLCLEAVHRNKAAKALVIRSGKDKIFIAGADLKALRSAPVRQVETLIELGQGVFNRLANLPLPKIALIHGACLGGGLELTLACDARIASDAEVTRLGLPETQIGLIPAWGGSTRLPRLLGLPAALEMIVSGKQVKSSAAKRLGLVDKIVPRELLEKAASEMLAAGMPERETPLSHGFWKLPGIRTALAHRVRSQVMEKTRGLYHAPLRAIEVATEAAVLPLAKSLELERHAILDLALTSETEHLIDLFFRKEEASKKPFPRGIALHVHDVAVIGAGVMGAGIAHWISSRGHHVLMQDVNVDALARGMHRVHDLLTEGLKRRAISRHDLNDTMDRLKPEHKPVPLGHYPIVIEAATEDMALKKKIFADLAARSGPDTILATNTSALSITELAETLPHPERVIGLHFFNPVHRMPLVEVITTAHTSDDVIATAVAFVQKLGKVPVVVKDSPGFVVNRILMPYLMEAVRLYESGIPAETIDEAMLEFGMPMGPMRLLDEIGLDVAVHVGATLCAAFPERLATSPLLERLVAEGKLGKKTGQGFYKHDAGGRKKSPAVHDQAIVEHAQHRLALLLANEAARCAKEGLTRDAADIDLAMILGTGYPPFRGGPLTWLHDLGEDNASVELRMLQHSTPEPNSFEPSSIPQV; encoded by the coding sequence ATGAATACTCATCTGCTCGATACCCTCGCGGCGGAGAAAGATGCCTTTTTCCCAAAACCGCCCAGCACCCTGCGACTTCAGCCTGTTAGCCATTTTCGCCTAACCATGGATGATGCGGGCACGGCCTGGATCACTTTTGACATGCAAGGCAGTGCTGCCAATGTGTGGAATGAATCCACCCTGCGTGAGTTTGATCTCTGTCTAGAAGCGGTTCATCGCAACAAGGCCGCCAAAGCACTGGTCATCCGCTCCGGGAAAGATAAAATCTTCATCGCGGGTGCTGATCTCAAAGCACTGCGAAGTGCGCCCGTGCGGCAGGTGGAAACGCTCATCGAACTCGGCCAGGGCGTCTTTAACCGCCTCGCCAATTTACCATTGCCCAAGATCGCCCTCATCCATGGGGCCTGCCTAGGAGGCGGGCTGGAGCTCACTCTAGCCTGTGATGCCCGCATCGCCAGTGACGCTGAAGTCACCCGCCTAGGCCTACCCGAAACCCAGATCGGCCTCATTCCCGCCTGGGGTGGCTCCACTCGTTTGCCAAGATTACTCGGCCTACCCGCTGCATTGGAGATGATCGTCAGCGGCAAACAGGTCAAATCTTCTGCCGCTAAACGATTGGGCTTGGTGGATAAAATCGTTCCTAGAGAACTGCTGGAAAAAGCGGCCTCAGAGATGCTGGCAGCAGGCATGCCGGAGCGTGAAACGCCCCTCAGTCATGGCTTCTGGAAACTGCCCGGCATCCGCACCGCACTCGCGCATCGAGTGCGCAGTCAGGTCATGGAAAAAACACGTGGCCTTTACCATGCGCCCCTGCGTGCCATTGAAGTGGCGACGGAGGCTGCGGTGTTGCCCCTAGCCAAATCTTTAGAACTGGAGCGCCACGCCATTTTGGACCTCGCGCTCACGTCGGAAACCGAGCACTTGATTGATCTCTTTTTCCGCAAAGAAGAAGCCTCCAAAAAACCGTTCCCACGCGGAATCGCTCTCCATGTGCATGATGTCGCGGTGATCGGTGCCGGAGTGATGGGGGCTGGCATCGCCCACTGGATCTCCAGTCGTGGGCATCATGTCTTGATGCAAGATGTCAATGTCGATGCTCTGGCCCGTGGCATGCACCGCGTGCATGACCTGCTTACTGAAGGTCTCAAACGCCGCGCCATTTCTCGCCACGATTTGAACGACACTATGGATCGACTGAAGCCCGAACACAAGCCTGTGCCATTGGGCCACTACCCGATCGTGATCGAGGCTGCCACCGAGGACATGGCCCTGAAGAAAAAGATCTTTGCCGATCTCGCTGCCCGCAGTGGGCCAGACACAATCCTGGCCACCAATACCTCCGCCCTTTCCATCACGGAACTCGCTGAAACTCTACCTCACCCCGAGCGAGTGATTGGTCTGCATTTCTTCAATCCTGTGCATCGCATGCCACTGGTGGAGGTCATCACTACTGCGCACACGTCAGACGATGTCATCGCTACCGCCGTGGCCTTTGTGCAGAAGCTGGGCAAAGTTCCCGTGGTGGTCAAAGACAGTCCTGGCTTTGTGGTGAATCGCATTCTCATGCCCTACCTCATGGAGGCCGTGCGTCTTTATGAAAGCGGCATCCCTGCGGAGACCATTGACGAAGCTATGCTGGAGTTTGGGATGCCGATGGGCCCGATGCGTCTGCTGGACGAAATTGGCCTGGATGTGGCTGTGCATGTCGGCGCCACCCTCTGCGCTGCCTTTCCTGAAAGACTGGCAACTTCACCGCTGCTGGAGCGCCTAGTGGCGGAAGGCAAGCTGGGTAAAAAGACTGGCCAAGGGTTTTACAAACACGATGCGGGGGGGCGCAAAAAATCCCCTGCTGTCCATGATCAAGCCATCGTCGAGCATGCGCAGCACCGCCTTGCCCTGCTGCTGGCCAATGAAGCCGCCCGCTGCGCCAAGGAGGGCCTCACGCGTGATGCGGCAGACATTGATCTCGCCATGATCCTGGGCACAGGCTACCCGCCTTTCCGTGGGGGGCCGCTCACTTGGTTGCATGATTTGGGTGAAGACAATGCCAGTGTGGAACTGCGCATGCTGCAGCACAGCACCCCTGAGCCTAACTCCTTTGAACCTTCATCCATCCCACAAGTCTAA
- a CDS encoding thiolase family protein → MKPLYIISAIRTPFARAGSSLSGLDAVDLGKAAVSALLARTGLDPQAVDEIIFGCVGQPAHAQNIARVIALRAGLPEAKPAMTVHRNCASGLEALTTAHAKMCGGHGEVFVIGGTESMSNTPLYFSRQAADKFGLLGKARSLGQKIGAMTTFRPVDFAPVIGLKLALTDPVVEMNMGETAELLAREYKISREMQDRFALRSHQRALAASTRLQAETSPLYIMGHGVEPVLADNGIRDDSTLEKLGRLKPLFDRHHGTVTAGNSSQITDGAVAMLVASEEAVKRHGWQPLGRLVDYAYTGCDPRRMGLGPVRAMDAVLHRTNQKLSDMDHVEINEAFAAQVLAVLQCLKDPASARRAGLEAPLGEIPDEVLNPRGGAIALGHPVGATGARLVLTALDQLHESKGQHALISLCIGGGQGGAAILERV, encoded by the coding sequence ATGAAACCTCTCTACATCATCTCCGCCATCCGCACTCCCTTTGCCCGTGCAGGCAGCAGTCTATCTGGGCTGGATGCAGTGGATCTAGGCAAGGCAGCCGTGTCGGCTCTCCTGGCGCGCACAGGTTTGGATCCGCAGGCTGTGGATGAGATAATTTTTGGCTGTGTGGGCCAGCCAGCTCATGCGCAAAACATCGCCCGCGTCATCGCTTTGCGTGCCGGTTTGCCGGAGGCCAAGCCTGCCATGACCGTGCATCGCAACTGTGCCTCTGGCCTTGAAGCCCTCACCACCGCTCATGCCAAAATGTGTGGCGGCCATGGCGAGGTCTTTGTCATCGGCGGCACGGAAAGCATGTCGAATACCCCCCTCTACTTTTCACGCCAAGCGGCGGATAAATTTGGTCTTTTGGGCAAAGCCCGTAGCTTGGGTCAAAAGATCGGCGCCATGACCACCTTTCGCCCAGTGGACTTTGCACCCGTCATCGGTCTCAAACTGGCCCTTACCGATCCCGTGGTCGAAATGAACATGGGCGAAACGGCTGAGCTACTGGCGCGTGAATACAAGATCAGTCGCGAGATGCAGGACCGCTTTGCTCTGCGCAGCCATCAGCGTGCTCTCGCCGCTTCAACTCGGTTGCAGGCAGAGACGTCACCGCTCTACATCATGGGTCACGGGGTGGAGCCCGTGCTGGCTGACAATGGCATACGGGATGACTCCACCCTCGAAAAATTGGGAAGATTGAAGCCTTTATTTGATCGTCATCATGGCACCGTCACAGCAGGCAATTCCAGCCAGATCACGGATGGAGCGGTGGCCATGCTGGTGGCCAGTGAAGAGGCGGTGAAACGACATGGCTGGCAGCCTCTAGGTCGCCTGGTGGACTACGCCTACACAGGCTGCGATCCCCGCCGCATGGGCCTAGGCCCCGTGCGCGCCATGGATGCCGTTTTGCATCGCACGAATCAAAAGCTCAGCGACATGGACCACGTTGAAATCAACGAAGCCTTCGCAGCCCAAGTGCTGGCCGTTTTGCAATGTCTCAAAGACCCTGCGAGTGCGCGCCGTGCAGGATTGGAAGCTCCATTGGGAGAAATCCCTGACGAAGTTTTGAATCCTCGTGGCGGAGCTATCGCCCTCGGACACCCAGTCGGGGCCACCGGAGCCCGCCTAGTACTCACCGCACTGGATCAGCTTCATGAAAGCAAAGGCCAGCATGCCCTTATCAGCCTCTGCATCGGCGGGGGCCAGGGCGGCGCTGCCATCCTAGAACGAGTTTAA
- a CDS encoding phenylacetate--CoA ligase family protein: protein MKILSTTPAWDSAPPELWQHWQLRRLRDYLAHRVLPFSAHYQRLFKEHDLSVHDLHTLDDWANAPFTSKSDLTVPRDQQREFVLMPEEAELRREWSVVMNALLHGRAAAKEALEHEFRPVMLTSTTGRSSDPVPFLFTKHDLANLDTAGRRLMECGRSQRDFRHLNAFPFAPHLAFWQTHHAGQSFGTFMVSTGGGKTLGTEGNMNLMDKIQPDVLIGIPTFIYHLLRQAVEEGKHWPNIKRVVLGGEKVAEGLRAHLIELVHELGGDEVHVISTYGFTEAKMAFPECPAENGASGFHLSPDLAFIELVDPRTGRPVPPGHPGEIVFTPLDARGTVVLRYRTGDIAEGGLTWVRCPHCGRTCPRLLGPISRVSEIRELHLDKVKGTLVNFNILEHLLDDQKGVAAWQIELTKHNNDPHDVDELILHVAPEPGMNTEDLKQRIHRRFAEVTEIHPNSICFHDIPDLRERLGVGRLLKEVKILDRRKELQQAQVNLTAH, encoded by the coding sequence ATGAAAATCCTGTCCACAACCCCTGCGTGGGACTCTGCGCCGCCTGAACTTTGGCAACACTGGCAACTGCGTCGCCTGCGCGACTACCTTGCCCATCGGGTGCTTCCCTTTAGCGCTCATTACCAGCGTTTGTTTAAGGAGCATGACCTTTCCGTCCATGACCTTCATACCCTGGACGATTGGGCCAACGCTCCCTTCACAAGCAAGAGCGATCTCACCGTGCCGCGTGATCAGCAGCGTGAGTTTGTACTGATGCCGGAAGAAGCGGAACTGCGCCGAGAATGGAGTGTCGTGATGAATGCTCTGCTGCACGGACGTGCTGCGGCCAAGGAGGCCCTGGAGCATGAGTTCCGTCCCGTGATGCTGACTAGCACCACCGGGCGTTCCTCGGACCCAGTCCCCTTCCTTTTCACCAAGCATGACCTGGCGAATTTAGACACCGCAGGCCGTCGTCTGATGGAGTGCGGACGCTCGCAGCGGGATTTTCGCCACCTCAATGCCTTCCCTTTTGCGCCACACCTCGCCTTCTGGCAAACACACCATGCGGGGCAGAGTTTTGGCACTTTCATGGTGAGCACGGGCGGGGGAAAAACCCTGGGCACGGAGGGCAATATGAACCTCATGGATAAAATCCAGCCGGATGTGCTGATCGGCATCCCAACTTTCATCTACCACCTGCTGCGGCAAGCAGTGGAAGAGGGCAAACATTGGCCTAACATCAAGCGTGTGGTCTTAGGTGGTGAAAAGGTGGCAGAAGGTCTGCGGGCCCACCTCATCGAACTGGTGCATGAACTTGGAGGAGATGAGGTACATGTCATCAGCACCTATGGTTTCACTGAGGCCAAAATGGCCTTTCCAGAATGCCCCGCAGAGAATGGTGCCAGTGGTTTTCACCTCAGTCCCGACCTCGCTTTCATTGAACTGGTGGATCCCCGCACTGGCAGGCCTGTGCCGCCTGGACATCCAGGTGAAATCGTCTTTACCCCATTGGATGCACGAGGCACCGTCGTCCTGCGCTATCGAACTGGCGACATTGCCGAGGGAGGCCTCACCTGGGTACGCTGCCCGCACTGCGGCCGCACCTGCCCCCGCCTCCTAGGCCCCATCAGCCGCGTCAGCGAGATCCGCGAACTGCACCTGGATAAGGTCAAAGGTACTCTGGTGAACTTCAATATTCTCGAGCACCTGCTGGATGACCAAAAAGGCGTCGCGGCATGGCAAATCGAATTGACCAAGCATAACAATGATCCTCATGACGTGGACGAGCTCATTCTCCACGTCGCCCCTGAACCCGGCATGAATACGGAGGATCTGAAGCAGCGCATTCATCGCCGCTTTGCCGAAGTCACCGAGATCCATCCTAACTCCATTTGCTTCCACGATATACCTGATCTCCGCGAACGGCTCGGCGTGGGTCGTCTTCTCAAAGAGGTCAAAATTCTCGACCGACGTAAGGAACTGCAACAAGCCCAAGTGAACCTCACCGCTCACTGA